A single Glycine soja cultivar W05 chromosome 14, ASM419377v2, whole genome shotgun sequence DNA region contains:
- the LOC114385135 gene encoding oxysterol-binding protein-related protein 1C-like isoform X1: MHPFCCVSAVSDNSSPAMPPLPAAAAARSDSAPRPSQLHLCLSNGGESGRTSLAPAPAVDVRINDLVGNGISGILHKWVNYGKGWRPRWFVLQDGVLSYYKIHGPDKIVVNSETEKGSKVIGDESARMISRNRNSTHVNHRRKPVGEIHLKVSTIRESRSDDKRFSIFTGTKRLHLRADTREDRVAWMEALQAVKDMFPRISNSELMAPVDNVAISTEKLRHRLVEEGVSEAAIQDSEQIMRNEYAALQNQLLLLKQKQVTLIDTLRQLETEKVDLENTVVDESQRQLNDQEASSRLRQEKSSEASASESEDDNERNDAVEEETDEDDTAFFDTRDFLSSSNSFKSNGSDIRVSSFSSDDDGLYTVESEEDVDPSIRSVVTNYPYVKRRRKLPNPVEKEKGVSLWSMIKDNIGKDLTKVCLPVYFNEPLSSLQKCCEEMEYSYLLDRAYEWGRRGNSLMRILNVAAFAISAYASTEGRICKPFNPLLGETYEADFPDKGFRFLSEKVSHHPMIVACHCEGTGWKFWGDSNLKSKFWGRSIQLDPVGILTLEFDDGEVCQWSKVTTSIYNLILGKLYCDHYGTMRIQGNQDYSCKLKFKEQSIIDRNPHQVHGIVQDRNGKILSTLLGKWDDSMYYINGDYSGKGKGYESMSDAHLLWKRSKPPKFPTRYNFTRFAITLNELTPGLKEKLPPTDSRLRPDQRHLENGEYDMANSEKLRLEQRQRQARKMQESGWEPRWFGRDKSGTYRYLGGYWEARKQGNWNSCPDIFGHIHSDHISDEVNVPP, from the exons ATGCATCCCTTCTGCTGCGTCTCCGCCGTCTCCGACAATTCCTCCCCCGCCATGCCCCCTCTccccgccgccgccgccgcgaGATCTGACTCCGCCCCCCGTCCCTCCCAACTCCACCTCTGCCTCTCCAACGGCGGCGAGAGCGGCCGCACGAGCCTCGCTCCGGCGCCGGCGGTGGATGTCAGAATCAACGACCTCGTCGGGAACGGAATCTCGGGGATTCTGCACAAGTGGGTGAACTACGGGAAGGGATGGAGGCCGCGCTGGTTCGTGCTCCAGGACGGCGTTCTCTCCTACTACAAGATTCACGGTCCCGACAAGATCGTCGTCAACTCCGAAACCGAGAAGGGATCGAAAGTGATCGGCGACGAATCCGCGCGCATGATTTCTCGCAACCGCAATTCCACTCACGTCAACCATCGCCGCAAGCCCGTCGGCGAAATCCATCTCAAG gTTTCGACTATTCGAGAGAGCAGATCAGATGACAAGAGGTTTTCCATTTTCACTGGGACTAAGAGACTCCACTTGAGGGCCGACACTCGGGAGGATCGAGTGGCATGGATGGAGGCCCTGCAGGCTGTGAAAGATATGTTTCCTCGCATTTCCAACAGCGAGCTGATGGCACCGGTGGACAATGTGGCCATTTCGACTGAAAAACTGAGGCATCGGCTTGTGGAGGAAGGTGTAAGTGAGGCAGCTATTCAGGACAGTGAGCAAATTATGAGAAATGAGTATGCTGCGCTGCAAAACCAGCTTCTGCTGCTTAAGCAGAAGCAGGTGACACTGATTGACACTCTGCGGCAATTAGAG ACAGAAAAGGTTGATCTGGAGAACACTGTTGTTGACGAGAGCCAAAGACAGTTGAATGATCAAGAGGCATCCTCTAGATTAAGGCAGGAAAAATCTAGCG AAGCAAGTGCAAGTGAGTCTGAGGATGATAATGAGAGAAATGATGCAGTTGAGGAAGAAACAGATGAAGATGACACTGCCTTTTTTGACACTCGTGATTTTCTATCATCATCCAATTCTTTTAAAAGTAATGGATCTGATATTAGggtctcttctttctcttcagATGATGATGGACTCTATACAGTTGAATCAGAGGAGGATGTAGATCCTTCAATTAGATCTGTTGTAACCAACTATCCTTATGTTAAACGGCGTAGGAAATTGCCCAACCCTGTTGAAAAGGAGAAAGGTGTCAGCCTTTGGTCAATGATTAAGGATAATATCGGGAAGGATCTAACTAAAGTTTGCCTTCCTGTTTATTTTAATGAGCCTCTCTCGTCTCTGCAAAAATGTTGTGAAGAAATGGAGTATTCATATCTTCTAGACCGAGCATATGAATGGGGAAGAAGG GGTAATAGCCTCATGAGAATTCTCAATGTTGCTGCGTTTGCTATATCTGCCTATGCTTCAACTGAAGGGAGAATTTGCAAACCATTTAACCCGTTGCTAGGGGAAACATATGAGGCTGACTTTCCAGATAAAGGCTTTCGATTTTTATCAGAGAAG GTCAGTCATCATCCAATGATAGTTGCATGTCACTGTGAGGGTACAGGTTGGAAATTTTGGGGAGATAGCAACTTAAAGAGTAAATTTTGGGGTCGGTCAATTCAGCTTGATCCTGTTGGCATTTTGACTTTGGAATTTGATGATGGTGAAGTATGCCAGTGGAGTAAG GTTACAACATCAATATACAATCTCATATTGGGAAAGCTGTATTGTGATCATTATGGTACAATGCGTATACAGGGAAATCAAGACTACTCATGTAAACTGAAATTCAAGGAACAATCTATAATTGACCGAAATCCTCACCAG GTTCATGGTATTGTTCAGGATAGAAATGGGAAAATATTGTCTACATTACTCGGAAAATGGGATGACAGCATGTATTATATTAATGGAGACTATAGTGGGAAAGGGAAGGGTTATGAATCGATGTCAGATGCCCATCTACTATGGAAGCGGAGTAAGCCTCCCAAGTTTCCCACTAGATATAACTTCACTCGGTTTGCCATCACATTAAATGAACTTACCCCTGGattaaag GAAAAGCTGCCACCTACCGATTCCAGGTTAAGACCAGATCAAAGGCATTTGGAAAATGGGGAGTATGACATGGCAAATTCAGAAAAGTTGCGGCTAGAACAGCGGCAACGCCAg GCTCGGAAAATGCAAGAGAGCGGGTGGGAACCACGGTGGTTTGGTAGGGATAAAAGCGGCACCTACCGTTACTTAGGAGGGTATTGGGAGGCCCGAAAACAAGGAAATTGGAACTCTTGTCCTGACATTTTTGGCCATATTCATTCTGATCATATTTCAGACGAAG TTAATGTTCCCCCATGA
- the LOC114385135 gene encoding oxysterol-binding protein-related protein 1C-like isoform X2 — MHPFCCVSAVSDNSSPAMPPLPAAAAARSDSAPRPSQLHLCLSNGGESGRTSLAPAPAVDVRINDLVGNGISGILHKWVNYGKGWRPRWFVLQDGVLSYYKIHGPDKIVVNSETEKGSKVIGDESARMISRNRNSTHVNHRRKPVGEIHLKVSTIRESRSDDKRFSIFTGTKRLHLRADTREDRVAWMEALQAVKDMFPRISNSELMAPVDNVAISTEKLRHRLVEEGVSEAAIQDSEQIMRNEYAALQNQLLLLKQKQVTLIDTLRQLETEKVDLENTVVDESQRQLNDQEASSRLRQEKSSASASESEDDNERNDAVEEETDEDDTAFFDTRDFLSSSNSFKSNGSDIRVSSFSSDDDGLYTVESEEDVDPSIRSVVTNYPYVKRRRKLPNPVEKEKGVSLWSMIKDNIGKDLTKVCLPVYFNEPLSSLQKCCEEMEYSYLLDRAYEWGRRGNSLMRILNVAAFAISAYASTEGRICKPFNPLLGETYEADFPDKGFRFLSEKVSHHPMIVACHCEGTGWKFWGDSNLKSKFWGRSIQLDPVGILTLEFDDGEVCQWSKVTTSIYNLILGKLYCDHYGTMRIQGNQDYSCKLKFKEQSIIDRNPHQVHGIVQDRNGKILSTLLGKWDDSMYYINGDYSGKGKGYESMSDAHLLWKRSKPPKFPTRYNFTRFAITLNELTPGLKEKLPPTDSRLRPDQRHLENGEYDMANSEKLRLEQRQRQARKMQESGWEPRWFGRDKSGTYRYLGGYWEARKQGNWNSCPDIFGHIHSDHISDEVNVPP; from the exons ATGCATCCCTTCTGCTGCGTCTCCGCCGTCTCCGACAATTCCTCCCCCGCCATGCCCCCTCTccccgccgccgccgccgcgaGATCTGACTCCGCCCCCCGTCCCTCCCAACTCCACCTCTGCCTCTCCAACGGCGGCGAGAGCGGCCGCACGAGCCTCGCTCCGGCGCCGGCGGTGGATGTCAGAATCAACGACCTCGTCGGGAACGGAATCTCGGGGATTCTGCACAAGTGGGTGAACTACGGGAAGGGATGGAGGCCGCGCTGGTTCGTGCTCCAGGACGGCGTTCTCTCCTACTACAAGATTCACGGTCCCGACAAGATCGTCGTCAACTCCGAAACCGAGAAGGGATCGAAAGTGATCGGCGACGAATCCGCGCGCATGATTTCTCGCAACCGCAATTCCACTCACGTCAACCATCGCCGCAAGCCCGTCGGCGAAATCCATCTCAAG gTTTCGACTATTCGAGAGAGCAGATCAGATGACAAGAGGTTTTCCATTTTCACTGGGACTAAGAGACTCCACTTGAGGGCCGACACTCGGGAGGATCGAGTGGCATGGATGGAGGCCCTGCAGGCTGTGAAAGATATGTTTCCTCGCATTTCCAACAGCGAGCTGATGGCACCGGTGGACAATGTGGCCATTTCGACTGAAAAACTGAGGCATCGGCTTGTGGAGGAAGGTGTAAGTGAGGCAGCTATTCAGGACAGTGAGCAAATTATGAGAAATGAGTATGCTGCGCTGCAAAACCAGCTTCTGCTGCTTAAGCAGAAGCAGGTGACACTGATTGACACTCTGCGGCAATTAGAG ACAGAAAAGGTTGATCTGGAGAACACTGTTGTTGACGAGAGCCAAAGACAGTTGAATGATCAAGAGGCATCCTCTAGATTAAGGCAGGAAAAATCTAGCG CAAGTGCAAGTGAGTCTGAGGATGATAATGAGAGAAATGATGCAGTTGAGGAAGAAACAGATGAAGATGACACTGCCTTTTTTGACACTCGTGATTTTCTATCATCATCCAATTCTTTTAAAAGTAATGGATCTGATATTAGggtctcttctttctcttcagATGATGATGGACTCTATACAGTTGAATCAGAGGAGGATGTAGATCCTTCAATTAGATCTGTTGTAACCAACTATCCTTATGTTAAACGGCGTAGGAAATTGCCCAACCCTGTTGAAAAGGAGAAAGGTGTCAGCCTTTGGTCAATGATTAAGGATAATATCGGGAAGGATCTAACTAAAGTTTGCCTTCCTGTTTATTTTAATGAGCCTCTCTCGTCTCTGCAAAAATGTTGTGAAGAAATGGAGTATTCATATCTTCTAGACCGAGCATATGAATGGGGAAGAAGG GGTAATAGCCTCATGAGAATTCTCAATGTTGCTGCGTTTGCTATATCTGCCTATGCTTCAACTGAAGGGAGAATTTGCAAACCATTTAACCCGTTGCTAGGGGAAACATATGAGGCTGACTTTCCAGATAAAGGCTTTCGATTTTTATCAGAGAAG GTCAGTCATCATCCAATGATAGTTGCATGTCACTGTGAGGGTACAGGTTGGAAATTTTGGGGAGATAGCAACTTAAAGAGTAAATTTTGGGGTCGGTCAATTCAGCTTGATCCTGTTGGCATTTTGACTTTGGAATTTGATGATGGTGAAGTATGCCAGTGGAGTAAG GTTACAACATCAATATACAATCTCATATTGGGAAAGCTGTATTGTGATCATTATGGTACAATGCGTATACAGGGAAATCAAGACTACTCATGTAAACTGAAATTCAAGGAACAATCTATAATTGACCGAAATCCTCACCAG GTTCATGGTATTGTTCAGGATAGAAATGGGAAAATATTGTCTACATTACTCGGAAAATGGGATGACAGCATGTATTATATTAATGGAGACTATAGTGGGAAAGGGAAGGGTTATGAATCGATGTCAGATGCCCATCTACTATGGAAGCGGAGTAAGCCTCCCAAGTTTCCCACTAGATATAACTTCACTCGGTTTGCCATCACATTAAATGAACTTACCCCTGGattaaag GAAAAGCTGCCACCTACCGATTCCAGGTTAAGACCAGATCAAAGGCATTTGGAAAATGGGGAGTATGACATGGCAAATTCAGAAAAGTTGCGGCTAGAACAGCGGCAACGCCAg GCTCGGAAAATGCAAGAGAGCGGGTGGGAACCACGGTGGTTTGGTAGGGATAAAAGCGGCACCTACCGTTACTTAGGAGGGTATTGGGAGGCCCGAAAACAAGGAAATTGGAACTCTTGTCCTGACATTTTTGGCCATATTCATTCTGATCATATTTCAGACGAAG TTAATGTTCCCCCATGA